Proteins encoded by one window of Pseudomonas coleopterorum:
- a CDS encoding tyrosine-type recombinase/integrase, protein MTTSVTTVQSHAVAVREGERRLTAIEFQQLAAVPAAVEWFANIDNPRTRRAYQNDLTDFSSFIGLASAEDFRQVTRSHVLAWRADLEGRGLAGATIRRKLAALASLFDHLLDSNAVAGGNPVHGVKRPRIETNEGKTPALGDHQAKALLDAPDDTTLKGLRDRAILAVLLYHGLRREEAAQLQVNHLVERRGIRHLMVHGKGGKVRYLPVHPVAADRIHAYLERSGHALANPKAPLFVPLRHWAKGLGVTANGIYTLVEAYARKAGIQVDGLGVHGLRATAATNALEHEADIAKVQAWLGHANISTTKIYDRRQNRSEDSPTYKIKY, encoded by the coding sequence ATGACCACAAGCGTGACAACCGTTCAAAGCCATGCGGTTGCAGTGCGAGAGGGGGAGAGGCGGCTTACAGCGATCGAGTTTCAGCAGCTGGCCGCGGTACCGGCCGCCGTCGAATGGTTTGCCAACATCGACAACCCTCGCACGCGCCGTGCCTACCAAAACGATCTGACGGATTTCTCTTCCTTTATAGGGCTGGCCAGCGCCGAGGACTTTCGCCAGGTCACCCGCTCGCATGTCTTGGCCTGGCGCGCGGATCTGGAAGGGCGCGGCCTGGCAGGGGCTACCATTCGGCGCAAGCTCGCCGCGTTGGCCAGCCTGTTCGATCACCTCCTGGACAGCAATGCAGTGGCCGGTGGCAATCCAGTGCATGGCGTCAAACGGCCCCGGATCGAAACCAATGAAGGCAAGACACCGGCCCTGGGCGATCACCAGGCTAAGGCACTGCTCGATGCGCCGGATGATACGACCCTGAAAGGCCTGCGCGACCGGGCGATCCTGGCCGTGTTGCTGTACCACGGCCTACGCCGGGAAGAAGCCGCGCAGCTGCAGGTCAATCACCTGGTTGAGCGTCGAGGCATTCGCCACCTCATGGTGCACGGTAAAGGCGGCAAGGTGCGGTACCTCCCCGTGCATCCTGTAGCAGCGGATCGGATTCATGCGTACCTGGAACGCTCGGGGCATGCGCTGGCCAACCCGAAGGCGCCGCTGTTCGTGCCCTTGCGGCACTGGGCGAAAGGCCTGGGCGTCACGGCCAATGGCATCTACACACTGGTGGAAGCCTATGCAAGAAAGGCCGGCATCCAGGTCGACGGGCTGGGTGTCCATGGCCTGCGGGCTACTGCGGCCACCAATGCCTTGGAACATGAAGCGGACATCGCCAAGGTGCAAGCCTGGCTGGGGCATGCCAATATCAGCACGACGAAGATCTACGACCGGCGGCAGAACCGATCGGAGGATTCGCCTACGTATAAGATAAAGTACTGA
- a CDS encoding ATP-binding protein — MTQDQSQALQAAVENCAREPIRIPGSIQPQGFLLVIEEPDMLVRQFSENLPEWLGVSPDVLLGARFEDVISEGAELIEQLGELEEDETHPYHVADVRFLIGNHSGTQLPLMLHRHDQVLIAEFERTDAGTVTHNRLYPIVRSFISSAPEIETVTALCERAVRVVKRLSGFGRVKAYQFDEQGNGLVNAELLDDGYQSYLGLCFPASDIPAQARELYCTNRIRVIEDADYKPARLIPEFNPITNQPLDLSFAALRSVSPVHLQYMRNMQTLSSMSISIVVEGRLWGLISCHHHTPHTVSFQTRTACELLGRVLSLQIESRETHIKTSRMLQIRNRMVRLLSAIADCDSVLLGLRAEADIFMGFVGAAGAAVVSGAGCDIYGQTPSKAQVQSLAEWLFRRPDRDFFETDNAGNTISDLPAIGRATSGVLAVAISELHPHYLIWFKPELTQVVHWAGKPDKVIDDSGSLNPRVSFEQWQETVRGFSTPWLPSETEGVLELRQAVLGIVLRKAEELAQLSEDLKVSNKELEAFSYSVSHDLRAPLRHIAGYAELLEDMEGENLTVRGQRFLETIGDSARFAGTLVDNLLSFSQMGRSAIHLAPIDLNAMIDTIRLEMAPDYEGQQVEWKYEQLPQLVADPAFIHLAMRNLISNALKYSRDRSISVIEIEGLKREDDVVITVRDNGVGFDMQYVDKLFGVFQRLHRVEEFEGTGIGLANVRRIIERHSGTVWARGQVDQGSEFSFSLPNKMLPVLERREGKNTHA, encoded by the coding sequence CTGACTCAAGATCAATCCCAAGCCCTTCAAGCTGCAGTGGAAAATTGCGCAAGAGAGCCTATCCGCATCCCAGGCAGCATCCAGCCCCAAGGGTTTCTCCTGGTCATCGAAGAGCCTGACATGCTTGTCAGGCAATTCAGTGAAAACCTTCCAGAATGGCTTGGCGTCTCACCTGACGTCCTGCTAGGCGCTCGATTCGAAGACGTCATCTCTGAAGGTGCTGAGCTGATTGAGCAGTTAGGCGAGCTCGAAGAGGACGAAACGCATCCCTATCATGTGGCTGACGTGCGTTTTCTGATCGGAAATCACTCCGGCACACAGCTACCTCTGATGCTGCACAGGCATGACCAAGTACTGATCGCTGAATTTGAGCGTACCGATGCCGGCACCGTGACTCACAACCGTTTGTATCCGATCGTACGATCCTTTATCAGCAGCGCACCTGAGATTGAAACAGTCACTGCCTTGTGTGAGCGCGCCGTACGTGTTGTCAAACGTCTGAGTGGATTTGGCCGCGTCAAAGCGTACCAATTTGATGAGCAGGGTAACGGCCTGGTGAATGCCGAGCTGCTTGATGATGGGTACCAGAGCTATCTGGGGCTGTGCTTCCCCGCATCCGACATCCCAGCCCAGGCGAGGGAGCTGTACTGCACCAATCGAATTCGCGTGATTGAGGACGCTGACTACAAGCCCGCCAGGTTGATACCCGAATTTAACCCCATAACCAATCAGCCACTGGATCTGAGCTTTGCAGCATTGCGCAGCGTATCGCCTGTTCACTTGCAGTACATGCGCAATATGCAGACGCTGAGCTCCATGTCGATATCGATTGTGGTTGAGGGTCGACTTTGGGGGCTCATATCCTGCCATCACCACACCCCTCATACCGTTAGCTTCCAAACGCGGACCGCTTGTGAGCTGCTCGGCCGAGTCTTATCCCTGCAGATTGAAAGTCGTGAAACGCATATCAAAACGTCTCGCATGCTGCAAATCCGTAACCGCATGGTGAGGCTACTGTCGGCCATTGCCGACTGCGATAGCGTCCTGCTCGGACTGCGTGCGGAAGCCGATATTTTCATGGGCTTTGTCGGTGCGGCAGGTGCTGCGGTAGTTTCAGGTGCGGGCTGCGATATTTACGGACAAACGCCTTCAAAAGCACAGGTCCAGTCATTGGCCGAATGGCTCTTCAGAAGACCCGATAGAGATTTTTTTGAGACAGACAATGCCGGCAACACCATCTCAGATTTGCCTGCCATAGGCCGGGCTACCAGTGGTGTTTTGGCCGTGGCCATTTCGGAGCTGCATCCCCATTACCTGATCTGGTTCAAGCCGGAGCTGACTCAGGTCGTTCATTGGGCAGGTAAGCCCGACAAAGTTATCGATGACTCAGGATCACTCAATCCGCGGGTCAGTTTTGAGCAGTGGCAAGAAACCGTACGAGGATTCTCAACGCCTTGGCTGCCCAGCGAAACTGAAGGGGTTCTGGAGCTACGGCAAGCGGTCTTGGGCATCGTCCTTCGCAAGGCTGAAGAATTGGCACAGCTATCTGAGGATTTAAAGGTTTCCAACAAAGAGCTCGAGGCCTTTTCCTACAGCGTCTCGCATGATTTGCGTGCGCCTTTGCGGCACATTGCAGGCTATGCAGAGCTCCTGGAAGACATGGAAGGCGAAAATCTCACGGTTAGAGGCCAACGGTTTCTGGAGACCATTGGTGACTCTGCTCGCTTCGCCGGCACCCTGGTTGATAATCTGCTCAGCTTCTCGCAGATGGGACGTTCCGCGATCCATCTGGCTCCAATCGATCTCAACGCCATGATCGACACCATACGCTTGGAGATGGCCCCTGACTATGAAGGGCAGCAGGTGGAGTGGAAGTACGAGCAGTTGCCTCAGCTGGTCGCGGACCCGGCGTTCATTCACCTGGCCATGCGTAACCTAATCTCCAATGCGTTGAAGTACTCCCGCGATCGATCGATTTCTGTCATCGAGATTGAAGGGTTGAAGCGCGAGGATGATGTTGTCATCACCGTCCGCGACAATGGTGTGGGATTTGACATGCAGTACGTGGACAAGCTCTTCGGCGTTTTTCAGCGCCTTCACCGGGTTGAAGAGTTCGAAGGTACCGGAATCGGTCTTGCGAACGTCAGACGAATCATCGAACGCCACAGCGGTACTGTGTGGGCTCGCGGACAAGTCGACCAAGGCTCTGAATTTTCATTCTCATTGCCAAACAAAATGCTGCCTGTGCTGGAGCGTCGAGAGGGTAAAAACACTCATGCTTAA
- a CDS encoding response regulator, with product MLKPILLVEDNPNDLELALIALERSQLTNEVVIMRDGAEAMDYLLRRNEYSDRQEGNPAVLLLDVKLPKVNGLEVLEAIRQTEALRSIPVVMLTSSREEPDLERAYQLGVNAYVVKPVKFKEFVSAITDLGMFWAVLNEPPVGSARFVRKPKS from the coding sequence ATGCTTAAGCCAATTTTGTTGGTAGAAGACAACCCTAACGACCTGGAATTAGCCCTGATTGCGCTGGAAAGAAGCCAACTGACTAATGAAGTGGTGATCATGCGAGACGGCGCGGAGGCTATGGATTACCTTCTGCGCCGTAATGAATATTCAGATCGTCAGGAAGGCAACCCAGCCGTTTTGCTGCTTGATGTTAAGCTTCCGAAAGTCAATGGTCTTGAGGTGTTAGAGGCTATTCGCCAGACCGAAGCTCTGCGCAGTATTCCTGTCGTGATGTTGACGTCTTCCAGGGAGGAACCTGACTTGGAACGTGCCTATCAGCTTGGCGTTAATGCCTATGTCGTCAAACCAGTGAAATTCAAAGAGTTCGTTTCAGCTATTACAGATCTTGGGATGTTCTGGGCCGTGCTGAATGAGCCACCTGTAGGATCGGCGCGATTTGTGAGAAAGCCAAAATCATAA
- a CDS encoding hybrid sensor histidine kinase/response regulator has protein sequence MPDSLLKLLLVEDSIHDVELTLLTLENAGLSIEPVVVHNHTGAEHALRQQVFSVIICDYLLPSSSGLQVLQVAKTYAPGTPFIFLSGVLNGQNSTDTSRHGATDYVLKHNLKMLPKVIWRAVTEVKEREQRILAESELEEVRDRAKLAIEAAEMGVWELNLGTQQVIWDDRCKELYEWTPGSSLALEEILKQTYPADAFLLSYKIQQAISQESTFTAEYRIQLPSNQFRWLLSSGRSIFKDGQCVRFSGVLQDISERKEATQTLLRLNEALGERVQQRTRERDRTWELSRELLAVLSTDMTPVAFNPAWQTTLGWSSEEISRNTLQVLIHPDDLTTTILEIRKVTMGTVSTRFENRMQHANGEYRWLSWTIVPEDGLMYAAVRDMTEERTVMHQLGMMNQRLVEQIEERKRVEEALNQMQRLEVVGQLTAGLAHDFNNLLTIVLTSTSLADSALKKGNYDRVSARHRNIQEAGERGAKLTAQLLSFARRQRLDPKSIDLNATIRGMRDLLHKALGATVWYESRLADDLWTVSADPTQTEMIILNLAINARDAMPDGGALMLRTFNEEVVQTPLRPEDPEPGKYVVFALSDSGSGMTSEIRDKVFEPFFTTKEVGKGSGLGLAQVFGFAKQSGGGVQIETEVGEGTTVSVYFPIAEQAEMLGGSLIPLSTDSGPKTVLLVDDDEAVREVTQLLLSSFGHHVLTSNGGHDALSKLTSDIDIVVTDYSMPGMTGSDLALELYTRNPELPVIVITGFADIADVGLGTLKVLQKPFSNQALQQAISVALQAPSSF, from the coding sequence ATGCCTGACTCGCTGCTGAAGCTACTTTTGGTCGAGGACAGCATTCATGATGTTGAGCTCACCTTACTCACCCTGGAAAATGCTGGGCTATCCATCGAGCCCGTCGTTGTGCATAACCATACCGGCGCAGAACATGCCTTAAGACAGCAGGTTTTCAGCGTGATCATCTGTGATTACCTGTTACCTTCCTCCTCAGGGCTTCAGGTCCTGCAGGTAGCCAAGACTTATGCTCCCGGTACGCCATTTATCTTCTTATCCGGAGTGTTGAACGGTCAAAACTCGACAGACACCTCCCGGCATGGTGCGACTGACTATGTGCTCAAGCACAACCTCAAGATGCTGCCCAAAGTCATATGGCGTGCCGTCACTGAGGTTAAGGAACGCGAGCAGCGTATTCTTGCTGAGTCGGAGCTTGAGGAGGTCAGAGATCGAGCAAAGCTTGCCATCGAAGCTGCCGAAATGGGGGTTTGGGAGCTAAATTTGGGCACTCAGCAGGTGATCTGGGATGATCGGTGTAAGGAGCTCTACGAATGGACACCCGGCTCATCACTCGCGCTTGAGGAGATTTTGAAGCAGACATACCCTGCTGATGCTTTTCTACTAAGTTATAAAATCCAACAAGCTATATCTCAGGAGTCAACGTTCACTGCTGAGTACCGTATCCAACTGCCTAGCAATCAATTCCGATGGCTCTTATCCAGCGGCCGCTCGATTTTCAAAGATGGGCAGTGCGTTCGTTTTTCAGGTGTTCTTCAGGACATCAGCGAACGGAAGGAAGCTACCCAGACGCTCCTCAGGCTCAACGAAGCATTGGGTGAGAGAGTGCAGCAACGTACCCGCGAGCGAGATCGAACCTGGGAGCTGTCCCGCGAACTGCTTGCTGTCCTGAGCACCGACATGACGCCTGTTGCATTCAATCCTGCTTGGCAAACCACGCTGGGATGGTCTTCCGAAGAAATCAGCAGAAATACGCTACAGGTGCTGATCCATCCCGATGACTTGACCACCACCATACTCGAGATACGCAAGGTCACGATGGGCACCGTTTCAACCAGATTTGAGAACCGTATGCAGCATGCTAACGGCGAATATCGCTGGTTATCGTGGACTATCGTGCCTGAGGACGGATTGATGTACGCAGCGGTTCGAGACATGACTGAAGAGCGTACGGTCATGCATCAATTGGGCATGATGAACCAGCGGTTGGTCGAGCAAATCGAAGAACGTAAGCGTGTAGAGGAGGCTCTGAACCAGATGCAGCGGCTTGAAGTGGTTGGTCAACTGACTGCCGGCTTGGCTCACGACTTCAACAACCTGTTGACGATTGTCCTGACCAGTACTTCTTTGGCCGACTCAGCCCTCAAGAAGGGAAATTACGATCGTGTGTCAGCGCGTCACCGTAACATTCAGGAAGCCGGTGAACGAGGCGCAAAGCTGACCGCACAACTGCTGTCTTTCGCCAGAAGACAGCGTCTGGACCCAAAATCAATCGACTTGAACGCGACCATACGAGGAATGCGAGACCTGCTTCATAAAGCACTGGGTGCAACTGTTTGGTATGAGAGTCGGCTCGCTGATGATCTATGGACAGTCTCTGCCGATCCAACCCAAACCGAGATGATTATTCTAAACCTCGCCATCAACGCTCGTGATGCGATGCCAGATGGTGGCGCACTCATGCTCCGAACCTTCAATGAGGAGGTGGTGCAAACTCCTCTGCGCCCAGAAGATCCCGAGCCAGGTAAATACGTGGTGTTTGCGCTTAGTGATAGTGGGTCAGGCATGACTTCAGAGATAAGGGACAAAGTCTTTGAGCCATTTTTCACTACCAAGGAGGTTGGAAAGGGCTCAGGTCTAGGCCTAGCCCAGGTTTTTGGTTTTGCTAAGCAATCAGGTGGAGGCGTGCAGATTGAGACCGAAGTAGGTGAAGGAACGACGGTGTCAGTTTATTTCCCGATTGCCGAACAAGCGGAGATGCTGGGAGGATCCTTGATACCTCTATCCACGGATAGCGGTCCAAAAACTGTGTTGCTCGTAGATGATGACGAGGCGGTTCGGGAGGTTACTCAATTGTTGCTCAGCTCCTTTGGCCACCATGTGCTCACATCCAATGGTGGCCATGATGCGCTATCAAAGCTCACATCTGACATCGATATCGTAGTGACTGATTACTCTATGCCTGGAATGACAGGTTCAGATTTGGCACTGGAACTCTATACACGCAATCCAGAGCTGCCCGTGATCGTGATCACAGGCTTTGCAGACATTGCTGACGTTGGCCTGGGAACCCTAAAGGTATTGCAAAAACCCTTTTCCAACCAGGCATTACAGCAGGCTATCTCTGTAGCTCTTCAGGCACCATCGAGCTTCTGA
- a CDS encoding histone-like nucleoid-structuring protein, MvaT/MvaU family has translation MSKLAEFRRLERDLAEQLHALEAMKDNEGLKKEIEFEGKLRDLLGEYSKSLRDVVAIMDPQAELGQLSETQSKKTTRKSRALKVYRNPHTGETVETKGGNHKTLKAWKAEHGGDTVESWLS, from the coding sequence ATGTCGAAGCTTGCAGAATTTCGTCGCCTGGAACGCGACTTGGCTGAACAGCTTCATGCGCTGGAAGCCATGAAAGATAATGAAGGCCTGAAAAAAGAGATCGAATTTGAAGGTAAGCTTCGTGATTTACTGGGCGAGTACAGCAAAAGCTTGAGGGACGTAGTAGCGATCATGGATCCCCAGGCTGAGCTTGGCCAGCTATCAGAGACACAGTCCAAAAAAACCACTCGAAAAAGCAGAGCTCTGAAGGTTTATCGTAACCCTCACACGGGCGAGACAGTCGAGACCAAGGGCGGCAACCATAAAACGTTGAAGGCTTGGAAAGCCGAGCATGGCGGAGATACCGTCGAATCTTGGCTTTCCTAA
- a CDS encoding methyl-accepting chemotaxis protein, with protein sequence MVTAFSGSLSQVERSSHSVSDAAKRLEISIGQAKASMNSQQAETEQVATAINEMTASVADVAQNTEGAARAAESASSASNDGLKVMIETSAAIEALANEVELSASKVEALATHSKEIGGVIEVISTIADQTNLLALNAAIEAARAGEQGRGFAVVADEVRTLASRTQNSTEEIRRIIQQLQGATDAAVQQMKAGQTRARECIQAASQASGSLNQINEAVDGIVGMNTQIASAAVQQHSVSEDINRNVIGIRNSSLIVMKGVEDNAVTADELSLLANELRSVVGKFKLSSNA encoded by the coding sequence ATGGTAACGGCCTTCTCTGGCTCACTGAGCCAGGTGGAGCGTAGCTCGCATTCAGTCTCAGATGCGGCAAAGCGACTAGAGATCTCCATAGGCCAAGCCAAAGCCTCAATGAACTCACAACAGGCTGAAACCGAGCAGGTTGCTACTGCCATCAACGAAATGACCGCGAGCGTTGCCGACGTGGCCCAGAATACCGAGGGCGCAGCACGTGCCGCTGAATCTGCAAGCAGTGCGTCTAACGACGGCTTGAAAGTTATGATTGAAACAAGTGCCGCTATTGAGGCGTTGGCCAACGAAGTGGAGCTCAGTGCAAGCAAAGTCGAAGCGTTAGCGACACACAGCAAAGAAATCGGTGGTGTCATCGAGGTCATCAGTACCATCGCGGATCAGACTAACCTGCTGGCCCTCAACGCGGCCATCGAGGCGGCGCGAGCTGGCGAGCAAGGCCGTGGTTTCGCGGTCGTGGCTGACGAAGTGCGGACTCTGGCCTCGCGCACACAAAACTCCACAGAAGAAATTCGACGGATCATCCAACAGTTGCAAGGCGCTACTGATGCCGCTGTTCAACAGATGAAAGCTGGGCAAACCCGAGCTAGGGAATGCATTCAGGCAGCGAGCCAAGCGTCTGGCAGCCTGAACCAGATCAATGAAGCAGTAGACGGAATTGTGGGCATGAACACTCAGATTGCAAGTGCGGCGGTGCAGCAACATTCGGTCTCAGAGGATATCAATCGCAACGTCATCGGCATTCGAAACAGCAGCTTAATCGTCATGAAAGGCGTAGAGGACAACGCCGTAACGGCTGACGAGCTTTCATTGCTCGCTAATGAACTTCGCAGCGTAGTCGGCAAGTTTAAGTTATCCAGCAACGCTTGA